A single region of the Syntrophotaleaceae bacterium genome encodes:
- a CDS encoding ACP phosphodiesterase, whose translation MNHLVHLYLADATPGCRLGALMGDFVKGPLDDRYPPEIRRGLEQHRQLDRFAQTNARFRHSRQRLCPSFRHFRSIMVDVVYDHFLAKNWPSYSKIPLKIFAEEIYRLLAEHRPVLPAALQKVAPRMVAADWLVASGETATLDGILCRIDARMSRPTPLARGFHELMRQYRGLELDFAGFIDDAVRHRDERLS comes from the coding sequence ATGAACCATCTTGTTCACCTCTACCTCGCCGACGCCACACCCGGCTGCCGGCTCGGCGCCCTGATGGGGGATTTCGTCAAAGGCCCGCTGGATGACCGTTATCCCCCCGAAATCCGGCGGGGCCTGGAGCAGCACCGCCAGCTGGACCGCTTTGCCCAGACCAACGCCAGGTTTCGTCACAGCAGGCAGAGACTCTGCCCGTCCTTCCGTCATTTTCGGAGCATCATGGTTGACGTGGTCTATGACCACTTTCTGGCCAAAAACTGGCCCTCTTATTCGAAAATTCCCCTGAAAATCTTCGCTGAGGAGATTTACCGGCTATTGGCGGAGCACCGGCCTGTTCTGCCCGCCGCCCTGCAGAAGGTTGCACCCCGCATGGTGGCCGCCGACTGGCTGGTTGCGTCCGGGGAAACCGCCACACTGGACGGAATTCTGTGCCGCATCGACGCCCGCATGTCCCGCCCCACTCCCCTGGCAAGGGGCTTCCACGAGCTGATGCGCCAGTATCGCGGACTGGAATTGGATTTTGCCGGCTTCATTGACGATGCCGTCAGGCACAGGGACGAACGTCTCTCATAA
- a CDS encoding TIGR04211 family SH3 domain-containing protein produces MRLVLSCCFLVSLLFLPISQSLAATQYVSDEITILLRRGPGTEYKILKTLQTGASVEVLEEGSQYFLVRSQDGTEGYVLRQYLTTELPKSMVIARLNEEKERLQSTIDDIKRGAGTWVDEKQELQRQLVELQQSFESEKNKRLEVTRSYESLQAGARNVTELVSERDRLQAETERQAEELKKLRQENESMLRRAMVNWFLAGAGVLFVGWFMGKRSRPKKRGF; encoded by the coding sequence ATGCGTTTGGTTCTGTCCTGCTGTTTTCTGGTCTCGTTGCTGTTTCTCCCGATCAGCCAGTCCCTGGCGGCAACTCAATATGTTTCGGATGAGATTACGATCCTCCTTCGGCGCGGTCCCGGAACGGAATACAAGATTCTCAAGACCCTGCAGACCGGAGCCAGCGTGGAGGTTCTGGAGGAGGGGAGCCAGTACTTTCTTGTCCGGTCTCAGGACGGTACCGAGGGTTATGTGCTGCGTCAGTATCTGACCACGGAACTGCCCAAATCGATGGTCATCGCCCGTTTGAATGAGGAAAAGGAGCGCTTGCAAAGCACTATAGACGACATTAAAAGGGGAGCCGGCACCTGGGTCGATGAGAAACAGGAGCTGCAGCGGCAACTCGTCGAACTGCAGCAATCTTTCGAGAGCGAGAAGAACAAGCGATTGGAGGTAACCCGGAGCTACGAAAGCCTGCAGGCGGGAGCGCGCAACGTGACCGAGCTTGTCAGCGAACGGGATCGGCTGCAGGCGGAAACGGAACGACAAGCCGAGGAATTGAAGAAGCTGCGCCAGGAAAACGAGAGCATGCTGCGCAGGGCCATGGTCAACTGGTTTCTTGCCGGAGCAGGCGTGCTGTTTGTCGGCTGGTTCATGGGCAAGCGGTCCCGCCCGAAAAAGCGCGGCTTCTGA
- a CDS encoding sigma 54-interacting transcriptional regulator produces MKQEKKYRILLVDDDADLLRLLSIRLGNAGYEVHTAESGEEAMARLSVVRPHLVISDLCMEGMDGMALFDAVRQVHASLPVIILTAHGSIPDAVDATRRGVFTFLTKPLDSKDLLREIERALNISGAVAVREESGQDESWKGDIISQSPIMADLLDKARLAAESGSAVLIRGESGTGKEMLAKAIHRASFRAGQPFVAVNCGAIPDTLLESELFGHSKGAFTGALKDYPGLFRSAHGGTLFLDEIGDMPLALQVKLLRVLQEKRMRPVGSVENIETDVRIISATHRRLEEEIAAGKFREDLYYRLNVVSLELPSLANRREDIPLLSQHFLRELVKKSGKKLVGFAPEAMELLLNASWPGNVRQLYNVVEQAVALSTTPIISLTLLSDAIHENRENIPSFSEARRKFEQEYLVRLMKITGGNVTHAARLAGRNRTEFYKLLRRHHILPTLFKASSA; encoded by the coding sequence ATGAAACAGGAAAAAAAATACCGTATCCTGCTGGTGGACGACGATGCCGACCTTCTGCGCCTGTTGTCCATCCGCCTGGGAAACGCCGGCTACGAGGTGCATACCGCAGAAAGCGGCGAGGAAGCGATGGCCCGTTTGTCGGTCGTGCGGCCCCATCTGGTTATTTCCGATCTCTGCATGGAGGGCATGGACGGCATGGCATTGTTCGACGCCGTTCGACAGGTCCACGCTTCCCTGCCGGTGATCATCCTGACTGCTCACGGCTCGATTCCCGACGCTGTGGATGCGACCCGCCGGGGGGTTTTCACCTTTCTGACCAAGCCCCTCGACAGCAAGGATCTGCTCAGGGAGATCGAGCGGGCGCTGAATATCAGCGGCGCCGTCGCCGTTCGTGAGGAAAGCGGACAGGATGAGTCGTGGAAGGGTGACATCATCAGCCAGAGCCCGATCATGGCCGACCTGCTGGACAAGGCCAGGCTGGCTGCGGAGAGCGGTTCGGCCGTCCTGATCCGGGGAGAAAGCGGGACCGGCAAGGAAATGCTGGCCAAGGCCATACATCGTGCCAGTTTCCGGGCCGGCCAACCCTTCGTGGCTGTCAACTGCGGAGCGATACCCGATACCCTTCTCGAATCAGAGCTTTTCGGCCATTCCAAAGGGGCCTTTACCGGTGCTCTCAAGGACTATCCCGGATTGTTCCGCTCCGCCCATGGCGGCACCCTGTTTCTGGATGAAATCGGCGACATGCCCCTCGCACTGCAGGTCAAGCTGCTTCGCGTGTTGCAGGAAAAACGGATGCGTCCGGTCGGCTCGGTGGAGAACATCGAAACCGACGTCCGGATCATTTCCGCCACCCATCGCCGCCTCGAAGAGGAAATTGCTGCCGGGAAGTTCCGCGAGGACCTCTACTACCGGTTGAACGTTGTTTCCCTCGAATTGCCCAGCCTCGCCAATCGACGGGAGGATATCCCCCTGCTTTCTCAACACTTTCTGCGGGAACTGGTCAAAAAGTCAGGGAAAAAGCTGGTCGGTTTCGCCCCTGAAGCCATGGAGCTGCTGCTCAATGCTTCCTGGCCAGGGAACGTCAGGCAGCTTTACAATGTTGTCGAACAGGCTGTAGCCCTGTCGACGACCCCGATTATTTCATTAACGCTGCTTTCCGACGCCATTCATGAAAACAGGGAGAATATTCCGTCCTTTAGCGAAGCCCGGCGCAAGTTTGAACAGGAATACCTTGTGCGCTTGATGAAAATTACCGGCGGCAATGTGACCCATGCCGCCCGCCTTGCCGGCCGCAACCGGACAGAATTCTACAAACTTCTGCGCCGCCACCACATTCTCCCCACCCTTTTCAAGGCCTCAAGCGCCTGA
- a CDS encoding ATP-binding protein, whose amino-acid sequence MQIYRPKSFLALVLIGFAVVATPLLLALVNAEFFMGRLADRSSQAIYRSIDVIQASRSLVEDLVGLERRARQYQVLREPELLGDLEQTHERLGQTLEHLLTLPLDEDQKDLLRKIRQEEDILFQSLQSPPSNGEEVDSLWLEKFAILHNLARQIYDNSQKLIVQEVEAVQEATTRARKILIWLPPALIPLTVAFVVVFTLLIAKPIRQINQGINRLGEGDFKSPIRVSGPRDLEFLGRRLDWLRLRLGEVEREKSRFVAHVSHELKTPLASIREGSQLLVEEAVGPLSEQQREVAGILQKNSLQLQKLIDNLLGFSRSQARIAPFQPVTVDLCRLAEMAIADHRAAIMKKDLDLELILNPVQLPGDPERLRIVVDNLLSNAVKFAPQEGKIILTTRSEGRSAIIEVADSGPGIAEEEREIIYQPFYQGRTPFVGPVKGTGLGLSIVREYVRDHGGKVEQVSSSLGGACFRVSLPLGEGHETSRKVESC is encoded by the coding sequence ATGCAAATCTACCGGCCCAAATCCTTCCTGGCTCTGGTGCTGATCGGCTTTGCCGTCGTGGCCACCCCCCTGCTGCTGGCACTGGTCAACGCAGAATTTTTCATGGGGCGCCTTGCCGACCGGAGCAGTCAGGCCATCTACCGGTCGATCGATGTCATTCAGGCCAGCCGCAGCCTGGTTGAGGACCTGGTCGGATTGGAGCGGCGGGCCCGCCAGTATCAGGTCTTGCGAGAGCCTGAGCTGCTTGGGGATCTGGAGCAGACGCACGAGCGACTCGGGCAGACTCTGGAGCATCTTCTGACCCTTCCGCTGGATGAAGACCAGAAGGATCTTCTGCGAAAAATCCGTCAGGAGGAGGACATTCTTTTCCAGAGCCTGCAGTCTCCCCCCTCCAACGGGGAGGAGGTCGACAGCTTGTGGCTGGAAAAATTTGCCATACTCCACAATCTGGCCCGGCAGATTTACGACAACAGCCAGAAACTGATCGTGCAGGAGGTCGAGGCGGTTCAGGAAGCGACCACCCGCGCAAGAAAAATCCTGATCTGGCTGCCTCCCGCTCTGATCCCCCTGACGGTGGCCTTTGTCGTGGTTTTCACGCTGCTGATTGCCAAGCCGATCCGGCAGATCAATCAGGGGATCAACCGTCTCGGGGAAGGCGATTTCAAGTCGCCGATCCGGGTTTCCGGGCCGAGAGACCTCGAATTTCTCGGCCGTAGGCTCGATTGGCTGCGGCTGCGCCTGGGAGAAGTGGAGCGGGAAAAAAGCAGGTTCGTCGCCCATGTGTCCCATGAGTTGAAGACCCCTCTGGCTTCGATCCGGGAAGGATCACAGCTTTTGGTGGAGGAGGCGGTAGGGCCTCTGAGTGAGCAGCAGCGGGAAGTGGCAGGAATTCTTCAGAAAAACAGCCTGCAGTTGCAGAAACTGATCGACAATCTGCTCGGATTCAGCAGGAGCCAGGCCCGCATCGCCCCGTTCCAGCCGGTCACCGTGGACCTTTGCCGGTTGGCGGAAATGGCCATAGCCGACCATCGGGCGGCGATCATGAAGAAGGATCTCGACCTGGAGCTGATTTTAAATCCGGTTCAACTGCCCGGCGATCCGGAAAGGTTGCGAATCGTGGTGGACAACCTGCTGTCCAATGCCGTAAAGTTCGCACCCCAGGAAGGAAAGATCATTTTGACGACCCGAAGCGAAGGACGATCCGCCATTATCGAGGTGGCCGACAGCGGGCCAGGCATTGCCGAGGAAGAACGGGAAATTATCTATCAGCCTTTTTATCAGGGCCGTACACCCTTTGTCGGGCCGGTGAAGGGAACCGGACTTGGGCTGTCCATCGTGAGGGAATACGTGAGGGATCACGGGGGGAAGGTCGAGCAGGTTTCCAGTTCCCTCGGGGGGGCCTGTTTCCGGGTGTCCCTTCCTCTTGGCGAAGGTCATGAAACATCGAGAAAGGTCGAATCGTGTTGA